One genomic window of Gavia stellata isolate bGavSte3 chromosome 7, bGavSte3.hap2, whole genome shotgun sequence includes the following:
- the TRMT5 gene encoding tRNA (guanine(37)-N1)-methyltransferase encodes MRTLWRFGYSARLLKTNHFRTAASNTSFPAVWMLLAQYSGRIPGLFVVVRKNSFFTMPETVEDKANLELYLPHPEVRGMTLLNREAFKRTVVVPVLKVKKEIVNTLLKSLKHTVLQRPGLKRVVEDPEDEDSRLVILDPHKILEFSLGESEQEVLKQLNVRPEVSKYNLELTYENFKSEEILRAVLPEGQEVTSGFSRVGHIAHLNLRDHQLPYKHLIGQVIIDKNPGITCVVNKTNIIDSTYRNFQMEVLAGESNLVTKVKENNIVYELDFSKVYWNPRLSTEHGRIIELLKPGDVLFDVFAGIGPFAIPAAKRKCHVFANDLNPESYNWLLHNCKLNKVDNKIKAFNMDGRDFLLGPVREELSKELPLLKEEQKTSFHIVMNLPALAVEFLGVFRHLLVGEPCSTAGLPTVHCYGFSKHDDPAKDIQERAEASLGTSLGGRCSTYLVRNVAPNKEMLCISFQIPADVLYKRPCPDEAKPASKRLCTSKDFSEEKLELKN; translated from the exons ATGAG GACTTTATGGAGATTTGGATACTCTGCCAGACTACTGAAAACTAATCATTTTAGGACAGCTGCATCAAATACATCATTTCCAGCAGTTTGGATGCTATTGGCGCAATATTCTGGCAGAATACCTGGGCTCTTCGTAGTAGttagaaaaaatagtttttttacAATGCCTGAAACTGTGGAGGATAAAGCTAATCTAGAACTGTATTTGCCGCATCCTGAAGTGCGTGGGATGACACTACTCAACAGAGAAGCTTTTAAAAGGACAGTTGTTGTTCCAGTTCTTAAAGTCAAGAAAGAAATTGTAAATACTTTGCTGAAGTCCCTAAAACATACGGTACTACAGCGTCCTGGTCTAAAGCGAGTGGTTGAGGATCCGGAAGATGAGGACAGTAGACTTGTTATTTTGGATCCTCATAAAATACTAGAATTCTCATTGGGAGAATCGGAGCAAGAGGTGTTAAAACAGCTTAATGTTCGTCCTGAGGTGTCCAAGTATAACTTAGAGCTGACTTACGAGAATTTCAAGTCAGAGGAGATCCTACGAGCAGTCCTTCCCGAAGGTCAAGAAGTCACCTCTGGATTTAGCCGTGTTGGTCACATAGCTCATTTGAATCTTAGAGATCATCAGCTACCATACAAACATTTGATTG GCCAGGTTATAATTGACAAGAATCCGGGAATCACCTGTGTAGTGAATAAAACCAATATTATTGACAGCACATACAGAAATTTTCAAATGGAAGTGCTCGCTGGAGAGAGCAACCTGGTAACCAAG gtcaaagaaaataatattgtgTATGAATTGGACTTTTCTAAAGTCTACTGGAACCCACGTCTTTCCACAGAACACGGCCGTATCATTGAGCTTTTAAAGCCCGGTGATGTCCTTTTCGATGTCTTTGCTGGGATTGGACCTTTTGCTATTCCAGCAGCAAAGCGAAAGTGCCACGTATTTGCAAACGATCTCAATCCTGAATCCTACAACTGGCTCCTGCACAactgcaaactaaacaaagtagacaacaaaataaaagcGTTCAACATGGATGGCAGGGACTTCCTCCTGGGGCCAGTAAGAGAAGAACTAAGTAAAGAGCTCCCACTTctgaaagaagaacagaaaacctCTTTTCATATAGTCATGAATTTGCCGGCTTTGGCTGTTGAATTTCTAGGTGTTTTCCGGCATCTTTTAGTCGGGGAGCCGTGCAGCACTGCTGGCCTTCCCACGGTACACTGCTACGGTTTCTCCAAACATGACGACCCCGCCAAAGATATTCAAGAACGAGCTGAAGCTTCGCTGGGAACCTCCTTAGGTGGACGCTGTTCTACTTACCTGGTTCGAAATGTTGCACCGAACAAGGAGATGCTGTGCATTAGTTTCCAGATCCCAGCGGACGTGCTGTACAAGAGGCCCTGCCCTGATGAAG caaaaCCAGCCTCTAAACGTCTGTGTAccagcaaagatttttctgaagaaaagttgGAGTTGAAGAACTGA